The following proteins are encoded in a genomic region of Chloroflexota bacterium:
- a CDS encoding NADH-quinone oxidoreductase subunit F, producing MAESYAALKQKADAAWQAVESPTRPQVFIGYGIHGQAAGAPHVLEALKRLTHSKGAACDFHITGGLGPDYAEVLVSVIKPGQPRIFFRNVTPQNASRIADYIAGGQTPQDMVFGALGKLEGTGLQSLFERPEFKLQNRVATANCGIIDPTNIWHYIARGGYAALHKALTQMKADDVLAQIEKSNLRGRGGAAFPAGTKWRFLATSNVSPKYLLCNGEEGDSGAFNDKHLLESDPHRVLEGIILGGYACKAGGGKGFVFIRVGWDLPIARIQHAIEECHKLGLLGKNILGSGFDFDIELAFTGESYVAGEETALMEAIEGKRAMPRYKPPFPAAAGLWQKPTNINNVKTYSYAPDIVLKGGDWFAGIGTAKSKGTALVCLSGHIARPGLYEVPFGLTLRQVIEQVGGGVPDGKKLKFLQTGGPLGGFLPASALDMQIDFDGMVAAGAMFGSGGIIVGDETVSVVELTATLAEFNAEESCGKCFPCRTGTRQVADVLERLAHRKGTKKELAAAMVIGDTMKSSLCAHGQLADNPIKSGYRYFKAEFDAAAK from the coding sequence ATGGCTGAGAGCTACGCGGCGCTGAAGCAGAAGGCGGACGCGGCCTGGCAGGCCGTGGAAAGCCCCACGCGCCCGCAGGTCTTCATCGGCTATGGCATCCACGGCCAGGCGGCGGGCGCGCCCCATGTGCTGGAGGCGCTGAAGCGGCTCACCCACTCCAAGGGCGCCGCCTGCGATTTCCATATCACCGGCGGCCTTGGCCCCGATTATGCCGAGGTGCTGGTGAGCGTGATCAAGCCGGGCCAGCCCCGCATCTTCTTCCGGAACGTCACGCCGCAGAACGCCTCCCGCATCGCGGACTACATCGCCGGGGGCCAGACGCCCCAGGATATGGTCTTCGGCGCGTTGGGCAAGCTCGAAGGCACGGGCCTCCAGAGCCTCTTCGAGCGCCCCGAGTTCAAACTCCAGAACCGGGTGGCGACGGCGAACTGCGGCATCATTGACCCCACGAATATCTGGCACTACATCGCCAGGGGCGGCTACGCGGCGCTGCACAAGGCGCTGACCCAGATGAAGGCGGACGACGTCCTGGCGCAGATCGAGAAATCGAACCTGCGCGGGCGCGGCGGCGCGGCCTTCCCCGCGGGCACCAAGTGGCGCTTCCTGGCCACGTCCAACGTCTCGCCAAAATACCTCCTCTGCAACGGCGAGGAGGGCGATTCCGGCGCCTTCAACGATAAGCACCTCCTGGAGAGCGACCCGCACCGCGTGCTGGAGGGCATCATCCTGGGCGGCTATGCCTGCAAGGCCGGCGGCGGCAAGGGCTTCGTCTTCATCCGCGTCGGGTGGGACCTGCCCATCGCGCGCATCCAGCACGCCATCGAAGAGTGCCACAAGCTGGGCCTCCTGGGGAAGAACATTCTCGGCTCCGGCTTCGACTTCGATATTGAACTGGCCTTCACCGGCGAATCGTATGTGGCGGGCGAAGAGACGGCGCTGATGGAGGCCATCGAAGGGAAGCGCGCCATGCCGCGCTACAAGCCGCCCTTCCCGGCGGCGGCGGGCCTCTGGCAGAAGCCGACGAACATCAACAACGTGAAGACCTATTCCTACGCGCCCGATATCGTGCTGAAGGGCGGCGATTGGTTCGCGGGCATCGGCACGGCCAAGAGCAAGGGGACGGCGCTGGTCTGCCTCTCCGGGCACATCGCGCGGCCCGGCCTCTACGAAGTGCCCTTCGGCCTCACCCTGCGCCAGGTGATCGAGCAGGTGGGCGGCGGCGTGCCGGACGGCAAAAAGCTGAAGTTCCTCCAGACGGGCGGGCCCCTCGGCGGCTTCCTGCCCGCCTCGGCGCTCGATATGCAGATAGACTTCGACGGCATGGTGGCGGCCGGCGCGATGTTCGGCTCCGGCGGCATCATCGTCGGGGATGAGACGGTCTCCGTGGTGGAGCTGACGGCCACGCTGGCGGAGTTCAACGCTGAGGAGTCTTGCGGAAAGTGCTTCCCGTGCCGGACGGGGACGCGCCAGGTGGCGGATGTGCTGGAGCGGCTGGCCCACCGCAAGGGGACCAAGAAGGAGCTGGCGGCGGCCATGGTGATCGGCGACACGATGAAGTCGTCGCTGTGCGCCCACGGCCAGCTGGCGGACAACCCCATCAAATCGGGCTATCGCTATTTCAAAGCGGAGTTTGACGCGGCGGCCAAGTGA
- a CDS encoding response regulator has protein sequence MDWHAFRYTIPFYIGVALLLILGATAWRYRPAPTATLTALLVWGIGTWSIPYALGLGSTDLDLKTWLSKTEYLSITFVSLIWFALAVAYSGHDEWITRKRIALFSIVPLITLVLVFTNELHHLIWEHISLEPSGPFLLWKADYGAVFWVYAAYAYGLALTGIFLLLRSMVGATRLFQIQAASLIGTALIPLFGNLLYVSGLTPFPRYLISLTFLFAGMGLVWLLFRSQFVTLLPIARTWVLDTMADGVLVLDERDRIVDTNPAARRLADWESRPLIGRPVQEAFAGLLPARPEWERQPVQEIVLTKEGRATVLEMRSSPVYDAKSQPRGRVVILRDITVRKEAERVLQRGRDELERLVEERTGELKAAASELQESRYRLVNTQEQVRKEVAQQLHGPVQNRLLVVRHQLNDALEALKERKPGATESVEKSLALLEEIVSRELRAAMQRLHPSLIRINLHAALDELAKRFEPKVTVTVRAEGSPATPERLWRDGLPEQLRLAIYRVTEEALTNVLKHSGAATAEVVLGQPTAETISVTIRDDGKGFNAVTMKAGYGSQAMQDYSRAEGGSVTFTSRPGKGTAVIATFPTPRPAAASPQAAQPAQDHAAREAANGQKTLLVVDDQPDFCAYVLEMLKPYTDVRIAGVGHDGDEAVRLAAKHHPDAVLMDVEMPRRDGISATREIRALHPETKVILMSAQHGEAFSRDALAAGATEFIAKRDISAARVRKAMGE, from the coding sequence ATGGACTGGCACGCCTTCCGCTACACGATCCCTTTTTATATCGGCGTCGCGCTGCTCCTTATCCTGGGCGCGACGGCCTGGCGCTACCGTCCCGCGCCCACGGCAACGCTGACGGCGCTGCTGGTCTGGGGCATCGGCACGTGGTCCATCCCCTACGCCCTGGGGTTGGGCAGCACGGACCTTGACCTGAAGACGTGGCTCTCCAAGACGGAGTATCTCTCCATCACCTTCGTCTCGCTAATCTGGTTCGCGCTCGCGGTGGCCTACAGCGGCCATGACGAGTGGATCACCCGCAAACGCATCGCCCTCTTCAGCATCGTGCCGCTCATCACCCTCGTCCTCGTCTTCACCAACGAACTGCACCACCTTATCTGGGAGCATATCTCCCTGGAGCCGAGCGGGCCATTCCTCCTCTGGAAGGCCGATTACGGCGCCGTCTTTTGGGTCTACGCCGCTTACGCCTACGGGCTGGCGCTGACGGGCATCTTTCTCCTCTTGCGCTCCATGGTCGGGGCCACGAGGCTTTTCCAGATCCAGGCCGCATCGCTCATCGGCACTGCGCTGATCCCGCTCTTCGGCAACCTGCTCTACGTCTCGGGACTCACGCCGTTCCCCAGGTATCTCATCTCGCTCACGTTCCTCTTCGCAGGCATGGGGTTAGTCTGGCTCCTCTTTCGCTCCCAGTTCGTAACGCTGCTGCCCATCGCCAGGACGTGGGTGCTGGACACCATGGCCGACGGCGTGCTGGTGCTGGACGAGCGCGACCGCATCGTGGACACGAACCCGGCGGCGCGGCGGCTGGCAGACTGGGAGTCGCGGCCGCTCATCGGGCGGCCCGTGCAAGAGGCCTTCGCGGGCCTTCTGCCTGCGCGTCCCGAATGGGAGAGGCAGCCTGTGCAGGAAATCGTCCTCACCAAAGAGGGAAGAGCGACGGTCTTAGAGATGCGCAGCTCGCCTGTGTACGACGCGAAGAGCCAGCCCAGGGGACGCGTGGTGATCCTGCGCGATATCACGGTACGCAAAGAGGCGGAACGGGTCCTGCAGCGCGGCAGGGACGAGCTGGAACGCCTGGTGGAGGAGCGGACAGGAGAGCTGAAGGCGGCGGCGAGCGAGCTCCAGGAATCGCGGTACCGCCTGGTGAATACGCAGGAGCAGGTGCGGAAAGAGGTGGCCCAACAGCTTCACGGGCCGGTGCAAAACCGCCTGCTGGTGGTCCGGCACCAGCTGAACGACGCGCTGGAGGCATTGAAGGAGCGAAAGCCGGGAGCGACGGAGTCAGTGGAAAAGTCCCTGGCGCTTCTGGAGGAGATCGTCTCGCGGGAGCTCCGAGCGGCGATGCAGCGGCTGCACCCTTCGCTCATCAGGATCAACCTGCATGCGGCGCTGGATGAGCTGGCGAAGCGGTTCGAGCCGAAGGTGACCGTCACGGTGCGGGCGGAAGGGTCGCCGGCAACGCCGGAGCGACTCTGGCGGGACGGCCTGCCGGAGCAGCTGCGCCTGGCGATCTACCGGGTGACGGAGGAGGCGCTGACGAACGTGCTGAAGCATTCGGGGGCGGCCACGGCGGAGGTTGTCCTGGGCCAGCCGACGGCGGAGACGATCAGCGTGACGATCAGGGACGACGGCAAGGGCTTCAACGCGGTCACGATGAAGGCCGGCTACGGGAGTCAGGCGATGCAGGACTATTCGCGTGCCGAGGGCGGCTCCGTGACGTTCACGAGCAGGCCGGGCAAAGGAACAGCCGTCATCGCGACGTTCCCGACGCCCCGCCCGGCGGCGGCAAGCCCCCAGGCCGCGCAACCCGCCCAGGACCATGCGGCGAGGGAAGCGGCGAACGGCCAGAAGACGCTCCTGGTGGTGGACGACCAGCCGGATTTCTGCGCCTATGTGCTGGAGATGCTCAAGCCCTATACCGATGTGCGCATCGCCGGGGTGGGCCATGACGGCGACGAGGCCGTGCGCCTGGCGGCGAAGCACCACCCGGAC
- a CDS encoding 4Fe-4S dicluster domain-containing protein, whose product MTTQPPSDRVKIKIDGVEVMAKKGQMIIEAARDAGVYVPYLCWHPILKPYGACRMCVVEVSNMRGLPASCHTSVMEGMEIKTNSTAIEDVRRDILGLTLANHPHGCLTCWRTEHCGPKDVCLRNVSVIDRCVVCPQNERCELQDVVYYVKVNEVPLPYKYRNIPLETRNPFIDHDMNLCIVCGKCVRACAEVEGANAITFQKRGNDVVVVSSLGGTLADSGCTYCGVCVDVCPVGAITEKDSKWAGAADNYVTSACSSCSVGCSLNLNVKKEKLIRVTHDIEGEGSHGAECVQGKFGYKWVYSKDRVTKPMVRQGGQLSETTWESAIEMIAAQLRRYKPDEVAFLASPKATNEDNFVLQKFARAVIGTSNIDSVDPLFPRQALAGIENAFGTSAATNPIWDLRDSKLILVVDADLTFEHPVAAQQVKEAVRRGAHLIVLDPRDTELGLQATEKLVCKPGSEVAVLGAIVNAILAQGLQDKQFIADRTLQLAELQESLKAFTLEAAEQASGIAKARLEQVVRLVSSRKPGAFILGGALAGDSPEMGAALANLAMLTGNIGKRGAGLYPMLGESNSQGVADMGCLPDMLPGGLHIEAAGAWLKARDLWGERVPNRPGLGYRQILNGIRQGKIKALVAISENASTALNADGELGAALSKLEFLAVQDTFITGMGGHANVVLPMASFAERDGTYTSLERRIQRVRRAIKPVGESKEGWQALSMVARKLGARGFDYADPGEIMAEISKLAPTYAGVDYQRLESSTVQWPCRGAGDPGTPILHADRFLGGLGRFQPMALPAHAQAQGMTAMLSIFREVAGTVELKHESWVELNASDARHLGIASGDRVMISAATLGTIEAKAHVNGRAQAGTALVRLPHHTVVTDVLNKATPGKLQPFTKAKRFAAQIKKA is encoded by the coding sequence ATGACGACGCAGCCCCCAAGCGACCGGGTGAAGATCAAGATAGACGGCGTAGAGGTCATGGCCAAGAAGGGCCAGATGATCATCGAGGCCGCGCGGGATGCGGGCGTCTACGTCCCCTATCTCTGCTGGCATCCCATCTTGAAGCCCTACGGCGCCTGCCGCATGTGCGTGGTGGAAGTGAGCAACATGCGCGGCCTGCCCGCCTCCTGCCATACCTCCGTGATGGAGGGGATGGAGATCAAGACGAACTCCACGGCCATCGAGGATGTGCGGCGCGATATCCTGGGCCTGACCCTGGCGAACCACCCCCACGGCTGCCTCACCTGCTGGCGCACGGAGCACTGCGGCCCCAAGGACGTCTGCCTTCGCAACGTGAGCGTCATTGACCGCTGCGTGGTCTGCCCCCAGAACGAGCGGTGCGAGCTGCAGGACGTGGTCTACTACGTGAAGGTGAACGAGGTCCCGCTGCCCTATAAGTACCGCAACATCCCTCTGGAGACGCGGAACCCGTTTATTGACCACGATATGAACCTGTGCATCGTTTGCGGGAAGTGCGTGCGGGCCTGCGCCGAGGTGGAGGGGGCCAACGCCATCACCTTCCAGAAGCGCGGCAACGATGTGGTGGTCGTCTCCTCCCTGGGCGGCACGCTGGCCGATTCGGGATGCACCTACTGCGGCGTCTGCGTGGATGTCTGCCCTGTGGGCGCCATCACGGAGAAGGACAGCAAGTGGGCAGGCGCGGCGGACAACTATGTGACCTCGGCCTGCTCCAGCTGCAGCGTCGGCTGCTCCCTCAACCTCAATGTGAAGAAAGAGAAGCTCATCCGCGTCACCCACGATATCGAAGGGGAAGGGAGCCACGGCGCGGAGTGCGTCCAGGGCAAGTTCGGCTACAAGTGGGTCTACAGCAAGGACCGCGTGACGAAGCCGATGGTGCGCCAGGGCGGCCAGCTGAGCGAGACGACCTGGGAGAGCGCCATCGAGATGATCGCGGCCCAGTTGCGGCGCTATAAGCCCGATGAAGTGGCCTTCCTAGCCTCCCCCAAGGCGACGAACGAGGATAACTTTGTCCTGCAGAAGTTCGCCCGGGCGGTCATCGGCACATCCAACATTGACTCCGTTGACCCGCTCTTCCCGCGCCAGGCGCTGGCGGGGATCGAGAATGCCTTCGGCACGAGCGCGGCGACGAACCCTATCTGGGATCTGCGCGATTCCAAACTCATCTTAGTCGTTGATGCTGATCTGACGTTCGAACATCCTGTGGCGGCGCAGCAGGTGAAGGAGGCCGTCCGCAGGGGGGCGCACCTCATCGTGCTGGACCCGCGGGATACGGAGCTCGGCCTCCAGGCCACGGAGAAGCTGGTCTGCAAGCCGGGAAGCGAAGTCGCCGTCCTGGGTGCGATCGTGAACGCCATCCTGGCCCAAGGGCTCCAGGACAAGCAGTTCATCGCCGACCGCACGCTCCAGCTTGCCGAGCTGCAGGAGTCGCTTAAGGCCTTCACGCTGGAGGCGGCGGAGCAGGCGTCGGGCATCGCGAAGGCGCGGCTGGAGCAGGTCGTCCGGCTGGTCTCCTCGCGCAAGCCCGGGGCTTTCATCCTGGGCGGCGCGCTTGCGGGCGATTCGCCGGAGATGGGCGCGGCGCTGGCTAACCTGGCGATGCTGACGGGCAACATCGGCAAGCGGGGCGCCGGGCTCTATCCGATGCTGGGCGAAAGCAACAGCCAGGGCGTGGCCGATATGGGCTGTCTGCCGGACATGCTGCCGGGCGGCCTGCACATCGAGGCGGCGGGCGCGTGGCTGAAGGCGCGGGATCTGTGGGGCGAGCGCGTCCCGAACAGGCCGGGCCTGGGCTATCGCCAGATCCTGAACGGCATCCGCCAGGGGAAGATCAAGGCCTTGGTGGCGATAAGCGAAAACGCCTCGACGGCGCTCAATGCCGATGGCGAACTGGGCGCGGCGCTATCTAAACTCGAATTCCTTGCGGTGCAAGACACCTTCATCACTGGCATGGGGGGACATGCGAACGTGGTCCTGCCGATGGCCTCCTTCGCGGAGCGCGACGGCACGTATACGAGCCTTGAGCGCCGCATCCAGCGCGTCCGGCGGGCGATCAAGCCCGTCGGCGAGTCGAAAGAGGGCTGGCAGGCCCTTTCAATGGTCGCCCGGAAGCTGGGCGCGCGCGGCTTCGACTACGCGGACCCTGGGGAGATCATGGCGGAGATCTCCAAGCTGGCCCCGACCTATGCGGGCGTGGACTACCAGCGCCTGGAGAGCTCGACGGTGCAGTGGCCCTGCCGAGGGGCAGGGGACCCCGGCACGCCGATCCTTCACGCCGACCGATTTCTCGGCGGGCTTGGGCGCTTCCAGCCGATGGCGCTTCCCGCCCACGCGCAAGCGCAGGGCATGACGGCGATGCTGTCCATCTTCCGCGAGGTCGCGGGGACGGTTGAGCTGAAGCATGAGAGTTGGGTGGAGCTGAACGCCTCCGATGCGCGCCACCTGGGCATCGCGAGCGGCGACAGGGTGATGATCAGCGCGGCGACGCTGGGCACGATCGAGGCGAAGGCGCACGTGAACGGCCGCGCGCAGGCGGGGACGGCGCTGGTGCGCCTGCCGCACCACACAGTGGTGACGGATGTGCTGAACAAGGCGACGCCAGGGAAGCTGCAGCCGTTCACGAAGGCGAAGCGGTTCGCGGCGCAGATCAAGAAGGCGTAG
- a CDS encoding FAD-dependent oxidoreductase has product MTSDAHKRLVAPCVIACPAEIDVPRYIGYVEEGRFAEAEAVVRESIPLPVACGLICYRPCEPWCRRGIMEQPVAINAIKRAAYEHGKELGDQEDRNVGKIAKATGKRVAIIGGGPAGLTAAYYLARRRGHSVTLYEAMPELGGQLRYGLPEYKAPRDALRKEIEGITAVRVEVRLGTRVRDVEALLQQYDAALIAVGQTVAKAIPGLEKARAASEFLREVNAGRAPRVGDRVVVIGGNNVAVDAARCAVRLGGKDVRIVFEGERVAAQAYDFEIAAAEEEGVRFIEKTLLKDAPPAELVLVAAGEETGIPQQWGVTTTSRGGIGVDKETQMTARRGLFAAGDAVTGPDSIVEAMAQGKKAAIAIDKFLGGDGDISESFALAPGSEMTMPAHLAEQGKPVVAMPLVDLRARKRSFALVEQGYTKEEAIAEARRCVRCDLWRAKVPEVWSKREERK; this is encoded by the coding sequence ATGACATCAGATGCGCACAAGAGACTCGTTGCGCCGTGCGTGATCGCCTGCCCGGCGGAGATAGACGTGCCGCGCTACATCGGGTACGTGGAGGAGGGGAGGTTCGCCGAGGCGGAGGCCGTGGTGCGCGAGTCCATCCCCTTGCCCGTGGCTTGCGGGCTCATCTGCTACCGCCCCTGCGAGCCGTGGTGCCGCCGGGGCATCATGGAGCAGCCGGTGGCGATCAATGCCATCAAGCGAGCGGCGTATGAGCATGGGAAGGAACTTGGGGACCAGGAAGACAGGAACGTTGGAAAGATTGCGAAGGCGACGGGCAAGAGAGTCGCCATCATCGGCGGGGGCCCTGCGGGCCTGACGGCGGCCTACTATCTGGCGCGCCGGCGCGGGCATAGCGTGACGCTCTATGAAGCGATGCCGGAGCTTGGCGGGCAGCTGCGCTACGGCTTGCCGGAGTACAAGGCGCCGCGCGATGCGCTGCGCAAGGAGATCGAAGGGATCACTGCGGTGCGGGTTGAGGTGAGGTTGGGCACGCGGGTAAGGGATGTGGAGGCGCTGCTGCAGCAGTACGATGCGGCGCTGATCGCGGTGGGACAGACGGTTGCGAAGGCGATCCCCGGCCTGGAGAAGGCGCGGGCGGCCTCGGAGTTCCTCCGAGAGGTGAACGCGGGTCGCGCGCCGAGGGTGGGCGATCGCGTTGTGGTCATCGGCGGGAACAACGTGGCGGTGGACGCCGCGAGGTGCGCCGTTCGCCTGGGGGGGAAGGATGTGCGCATCGTCTTCGAGGGGGAGCGAGTCGCGGCGCAGGCCTACGACTTCGAGATAGCGGCGGCGGAGGAAGAGGGCGTGCGATTCATCGAGAAGACGCTGTTGAAGGATGCGCCTCCGGCGGAGCTTGTGCTCGTGGCCGCCGGGGAAGAGACAGGCATTCCCCAGCAGTGGGGAGTTACGACCACATCTCGCGGGGGCATCGGCGTGGACAAGGAGACGCAGATGACGGCGCGCCGAGGGCTCTTTGCCGCAGGGGATGCGGTGACCGGGCCGGACAGCATCGTGGAGGCGATGGCGCAAGGGAAAAAGGCGGCCATCGCGATAGACAAGTTCCTGGGGGGAGATGGCGATATCAGCGAGTCGTTCGCGCTCGCGCCGGGGAGCGAGATGACGATGCCGGCGCATCTGGCGGAGCAGGGGAAGCCGGTGGTGGCGATGCCGCTCGTGGACCTGCGCGCCAGGAAGAGGAGCTTCGCGCTGGTGGAGCAGGGGTATACGAAGGAGGAGGCGATCGCGGAGGCGCGGCGATGCGTGCGGTGCGACCTGTGGCGGGCGAAGGTGCCGGAGGTCTGGAGCAAGAGGGAGGAGAGGAAGTGA
- a CDS encoding TIGR03086 family protein, translating to MSKATMLGPVELYEQAVRNTRRVFAAVKPDQLENATPCEKWNVRELMQHIAGGVAMTAHSFDVSHLTNAEHQAAKAGVSLAQYDAAMHRALAAVSKPGAMDKRVRTPMGEMPGGNFLMVLFMDNLTHGWDLAKATGQDTNLPADLVDACYENFAPGFADLSKSGAFKPPIFVSPTASKQAKLLAGLGRNP from the coding sequence ATGTCGAAAGCAACGATGCTCGGCCCGGTTGAGCTCTATGAACAGGCCGTCCGCAATACCAGAAGGGTCTTCGCCGCCGTCAAGCCCGACCAGTTGGAGAACGCGACCCCCTGCGAAAAGTGGAACGTCCGCGAGCTGATGCAGCACATCGCCGGCGGCGTCGCCATGACCGCTCACTCCTTCGATGTGAGCCACCTCACCAACGCTGAGCATCAGGCCGCCAAGGCCGGCGTTTCCCTCGCCCAGTACGATGCCGCCATGCATCGCGCCCTCGCCGCCGTCTCCAAGCCCGGCGCCATGGACAAGAGGGTCCGCACTCCCATGGGCGAGATGCCCGGCGGCAACTTCCTCATGGTCCTCTTCATGGACAACCTCACCCACGGCTGGGACCTCGCCAAGGCCACGGGACAGGACACGAACCTGCCTGCTGACCTGGTGGACGCCTGCTACGAGAACTTCGCCCCCGGCTTCGCCGATCTCTCCAAGTCCGGCGCCTTCAAGCCCCCCATCTTTGTTTCTCCCACAGCCTCCAAACAGGCCAAGCTCCTCGCCGGCCTCGGCCGCAACCCGTAA